In the genome of Pelomicrobium methylotrophicum, the window CAGCGCCGACGTGCAATCGCTGGCCGAGGGCGTCGGTGCGGCCCACTGCGGCGTTCACCTGGCTCCGGAGTTGCTCGCCTGGTTCGGCGAAGCGGGACCGCACCTGCGCTCGTTCGCCCTGGTGCCGATCCGCTATGGCCGCACGCTGGGACTCATGGTGCTGGCGAGCGGGGATGCCCAGCGTTTCTACCCCGAGATGGGAACGCTCTACCTTGCCCGGTTGGGCGAACTGGCGGGCGCCGCCGTGGCCCGGTTCGACGCCTCCTCGTGACGTGCGCGCGGTGAACGACGGCCCCCGACGCGGTCCGGAGACCTGGCACCAGGGGTTTCTCGCGCACCTCGTCGCCGAGCGGCGCTTGAGCCGGCACACCGTCGAGGGCTACGGTCGGGATGTGGGCATCTTGCTGCAGCTCGCGGACACCACGCCCCTGTCCGAGCTGCGGCCCCACCATATCCGCCGCTTCATCGCCGTCCTCCATGGGCGGGGTCTGTCGGGCCGCAGCCTTGCGCGGGCGCTCTCGGCGTGGCGCGCCTTCTTCAACTACCTGGCCCGTGACCACGGTTTCGGCGCCAATCCATGCCTGGGCGTGCGGGCGCCCAAGGCGAAAAGGACGCTGCCCCACCCCCTTTCGCCAGACGAGGCGGCGAGGCTCTTGGAGTTCGAACCGGAGAGTGTCCTGGAGCAGCGCGACAAGGCGGTGTTCGAGCTGTTCTATTCCTCGGGGCTGCGGCTGTCCGAGCTCGTGGGGCTTGCCGTGGACGACGTGAGCTTCGCCGAGGGCATGGTGCGAGTGACGGGTAAAGGGGCGAAGACGCGGCTTGTGCCTGTGGGAAGCGTGGCGCTCGAGGCGCTCAAGGCATGGCTTGCGGTGCGCAGAAGAATCGCGAAGCCCGGCGAGGTCGCGCTGTTCCTGGGCCGCACCGGACGGCGGCTGAGCGCCCGCGCCATCCAGGTGCGGCTCAAGCACTGGGCAAAGCGCCGGGGGATCGCCTCTGAGGTACATCCCCACGTGCTGCGCCACTCGTTTGCCTCCCACCTGCTGCAGTCAAGCGGAGACCTGCGTGCGGTCCAGGAGATGCTGGGGCACGCGAGCATCTCCACCACGCAGGTGTATACGCATCTGGATTTTCAGCATCTGGCGAAGGTCTACGACGCGGCGCACCCCAGAGCGAAGAGGAAAAAGTGAAAGACTTTGGCTCTGACCCAACGCGGGCGGAGCCCCCATGAGCCTTGGCAACAACGAGCTGCCCCGCAGCGGGTTTGTCATCATCTGGCGAAGGCCTGCGATGCAGCGCAGCTCAACGCGAGAAGAGGTCCAGCCACCGACCGCAGGACGGACGCTGAGGCGCTAAAGAAGCATCATGCACAAGGTGATTCTCAAGACCGGCCGCGAGAAATCCCTCCTGCGCCGCCATCCCTGGGTGTTCTCGGGCGCGGTGGAGCGGGTCGAGGGCAGCCCGGGCCCCGGCGACACGGTGCGCGTGGAGGCCGCCGACGGCAGCTTCCTCGGCTGGGGGGCGTTCAGTCCCCGTTCCCAGATCCATGTGCGGATCTGGTCGTTCGATCCGGAGGAGCGCATCGACGCCGATTTTTTCCGCCGGCGGCTGGCCGCGGCCCTCGCCTTGCGTCGCGCCCTGGTGCCGGCGGAGGAAACCGACGCCTTGCGGCTCGTGCACGGCGAATCGGACGGCTTGCCCGGGGTGGTGGCGGACCGCTATGGGGACACGCTGGTCATGCAGTTGACGAGTTGCGGGGCCGAGGCGTGGCGCGAGCCGCTCGCCGATAGCCTGCTGGCGCTCACCGGCGTTCGGCGGGTGTTTGAGCGCTCCGATGGGGCGGTGCGCGCGCTGGAAGGGCTCGAGTCGCGGGTCGGCGCGGTGCGGGGCGACGAGCCGCCGGACGCGGTGGCCATTCGCGAGCACGGGCTTGCCTTTCACGTGGACGTGCGCCGGGGCCACAAGACGGGTTTTTACCTGGACCAGCGGACGAACCGGGCCCGGGTCGCGCGCCACGCGGCCGGGCGCCGGGTGCTGAACGGCTTCTGCTATACCGGCGCGTTCACCGTCGCGGCGCTGGCCGCTGGCGCCGAGGCGGTGCTCTCCATCGATTCCTCGGCGGAGGCGCTGGCGCAGGCGCAGGCGCACGTGGCGCTGAACGGCCTGGACGCAAAACGGTGCGAGTGGTGGGAGGCCGACATGTTCGAGGCGCTGCGCCGACTGCGCGACGAGGGCCGCCGCTTCGACCTCATCGTGCTGGATCCCCCGAAGTTCGCGCCCACGGCCGCTCTCGCGCCGCGGGCGGCACGGGGCTACAAGGACATCAACTGGCTGGCGTTCCAACTGCTCGCGCCGGGCGGGCTGCTCGCCACGTTCTCTTGCTCGGCGGGCGTGGGAGAGGCCCTGTTCCAGAAGATCGTCGCCGGGGCTGCGCTGGACGCCGGTGTGCAGGCGTGCATCGTGGAGCATTACGGCGCGGGCCCTGACCATCCGGTGGCGTTGAATTTCCCTGAAGGCGCGTATCTCAAGGGACTGCTTTGCAGGCGGGGTTGACCGCAGGCTCGACAAGGGGCCCCCGGTCAAAGCTTGTGCGCCGGCGCAGGGGACGGGGTCAGCCGCGTCGGCGGTGAGCGCAAGGACGCCTTCCCTCGTAGCCTGGGCGAGGAGGAACCGATCGAGGGGGCTTGGTGGATCGGCGGCCCGCTGCCCGATGGGGCGGCGGGGCATCGTACCGCTTTCTTTCAACGTCTTGGAAGGCCCGCAAAATGCGATTCGACTACGATTTGTTCGTCATCGGCGCCGGCTCCGGCGGGGTACGCGCGGCCCGCATGGCAGCGGGCTACGGCGCCCGGGTGGCCATCGCCGAGGAGCGCTTTCTCGGCGGCACCTGCGTGAATGTCGGATGCATACCGAAGAAGCTCTTCTCCTACGCCGCCCACTTCCGCGAGGACTTCGAGGACGCGAAAGGCTTCGGCTGGAGCGCGGGCCCCCTCCGCTTCGACTGGGCGCAGCTCAAAGAGAACAAGAACCGGGAGATCGGCCGGTTGAACGATGTCTACGAGCAGCTGCTCGCGAGCTCGGGAGTGGCGCTCTTGCGCGGCCGCGCCCGGGTGCTCGATCCCCATCGCGTCCGGGTGGGTGAACGGGACTATGCGGTGGAACACATCCTGGTGGCGACCGGCGCCCGCGCCGTGGTGCCGCCGATCCCG includes:
- the xerC gene encoding tyrosine recombinase XerC; amino-acid sequence: MNDGPRRGPETWHQGFLAHLVAERRLSRHTVEGYGRDVGILLQLADTTPLSELRPHHIRRFIAVLHGRGLSGRSLARALSAWRAFFNYLARDHGFGANPCLGVRAPKAKRTLPHPLSPDEAARLLEFEPESVLEQRDKAVFELFYSSGLRLSELVGLAVDDVSFAEGMVRVTGKGAKTRLVPVGSVALEALKAWLAVRRRIAKPGEVALFLGRTGRRLSARAIQVRLKHWAKRRGIASEVHPHVLRHSFASHLLQSSGDLRAVQEMLGHASISTTQVYTHLDFQHLAKVYDAAHPRAKRKK
- a CDS encoding class I SAM-dependent rRNA methyltransferase; amino-acid sequence: MHKVILKTGREKSLLRRHPWVFSGAVERVEGSPGPGDTVRVEAADGSFLGWGAFSPRSQIHVRIWSFDPEERIDADFFRRRLAAALALRRALVPAEETDALRLVHGESDGLPGVVADRYGDTLVMQLTSCGAEAWREPLADSLLALTGVRRVFERSDGAVRALEGLESRVGAVRGDEPPDAVAIREHGLAFHVDVRRGHKTGFYLDQRTNRARVARHAAGRRVLNGFCYTGAFTVAALAAGAEAVLSIDSSAEALAQAQAHVALNGLDAKRCEWWEADMFEALRRLRDEGRRFDLIVLDPPKFAPTAALAPRAARGYKDINWLAFQLLAPGGLLATFSCSAGVGEALFQKIVAGAALDAGVQACIVEHYGAGPDHPVALNFPEGAYLKGLLCRRG